DNA sequence from the Pseudoliparis swirei isolate HS2019 ecotype Mariana Trench chromosome 6, NWPU_hadal_v1, whole genome shotgun sequence genome:
TTCTTGCATAATCAACCAGGTGTTTGCGTGTGAGTCAGACTCAGCGGTGTCAGGCGTCTTACGGCGGCAGCTGCCAGAAGCCCGTAGTAATAGGGAAAGTCAATGAAGTGTTGCACGGACGCTGCGTTGGCCAGGAAGGCGGCCAGATAGAGGACTGCGGCCGTGGCGTGATACGCCATCATctagaaaaagaggagaaacatTAGCCACACTTCTCTGGAAAGCTTCTGTCCCTCTGCCCCCGATTTGTTTATTGGCCCCTCCCTTTCTATTGTTCTTTACCTCACTGTCCTATTTCATCGGCCACTTTTCATTTGATCAAACCTCGAAGGATCCTCGCTCCTGGACAATGACGCTTACAGTCTGCGTCTGAATATAACTCATCAACAGGGAGACTCCGTGTCAATGCTGTCATTTCAACTAGGTTTGATGAATGTATGAGCAGATGTGCTCTTCTCACTGGTTTGAAGTAGGATAGATGTTTTGAGTATCAAATCCTTCACAGAAATAATAGCCAAGAATGTATTGAGATTGGTGCTTATTCAGCCATTACTGTCAAAGGGGGCATTAAGGCCAGACACTGATAATACAGTTAAATAAAAGCACATTTAATCTAGTTTATGCACACCCTGGAATAACAGTCTCAGCACCACTTGTCTCCCCTTCCCTTCCCTCCCCTCGTCCCATCCTACCGTCAGGGGCCAGGGGACGAAGGAGAGTTTGTGCTTGGCGCCGGACAGGATCATGAAGAAGAGGATGGTGGTGAGGATCCACAGGGTGACGgccacaaacatcacaaagcCGTACGCTGGCAACAGCGTGTAGGGGGCGCTGGCGATCAACGCCCAGTGGAGCAGCcccagaaactagaaaggggagagagagaaaacaagccAGACCGaataagaagagagagagagagagagttgaagTGTGACAGCGACTTAGATCTGCTGACATGAAAAGACATTCACTGTTAATATATGAAAAGTAGTTATTCTAAAATAAACAATATGTGTGTAAATGAGACAACTTGTAGCCTCGACTGAACACAAGTGTATCCACACCCACCTGTTGAAGAACAGGTGAGCATTTTGTTCTCCAATAACGATAATATGTACATTAAAAGTGTTATTATCTCCGCCGAGGAGGATATGTTACCATTACAGCATTACACCATTATATGTTTACATACAGTTATCAAACACAACATTAACTATTACTTCATTATATTGATATGATTGACATTTTAGGAAACAGTTGCCCGTCATTAATTATCAAACCGCAGTAGCCATTTTTGGAGTCGGGTTTCCGGTCACCTGAAGTCCAATCTTCACTCccatttatttctgttttagTTTCCACTAACTCCAGAGATAAATATGTTTCTCTACCTGATCAATTCAGTTTACTCTCTCTGTTTACTTCGTAAACAGATATGCTGAATCGGTACAACTGTGTGCGTTGCAACAACAACCGTATAATATAACATCATCAGgctctttttgtttgtggtTATGGCGTGATAATTTATATTATTCAGCCACATAACGAAGGCCGGAGTAATTTGCCTTACAGTTTGTTATCCTCtgcagcacacagacacacacacacacacacacacacacacatacacacacacacacacacacacacacacacacacacacacacaagatgagGAACAGCAGTGATATGTGAGGAGGGGGCAGTGTTATGTCAGAGTCCATGCCGGTTAATACACCACAGCCTTTACTCT
Encoded proteins:
- the pllp gene encoding plasmolipin; protein product: MADFPSKVTTETSSPNSQSSQQGGNSLRGLAANVTTMLDMSFIRSIPAILMITEIFLGLLHWALIASAPYTLLPAYGFVMFVAVTLWILTTILFFMILSGAKHKLSFVPWPLTMMAYHATAAVLYLAAFLANAASVQHFIDFPYYYGLLAAAAFFGALVTVAYAASAFFSYLDWKGDGGNAATDTVPT